One window of the Pseudomonas sihuiensis genome contains the following:
- the recR gene encoding recombination mediator RecR has product MSFSPLIRQLIDSLRILPGVGQKTAQRMALQLLERDRSGGLRLAQALNAAMEGVGHCKRCRSLSEDEICQLCLDERRDDSLLCVVEGPMDVHAVEQTGFRGRYFVLKGHLSPLDGLGPEAIGIPALLERIDAGAFSEVILATNPTVEGEATAHYIAQILAGKGLVASRIAHGMPLGGELELVDGGTLAHALAGRRPISL; this is encoded by the coding sequence GCCAGTTGATCGATTCTCTGCGCATCCTGCCCGGCGTCGGCCAGAAGACCGCGCAGCGCATGGCGCTGCAGCTGCTCGAGCGCGATCGCAGTGGTGGTCTGCGTCTGGCGCAGGCACTGAATGCGGCGATGGAAGGCGTGGGGCACTGCAAGCGCTGCCGCAGCCTGAGCGAGGACGAAATCTGCCAGCTGTGTCTGGACGAGCGCCGCGACGACAGCCTGCTGTGTGTGGTCGAAGGTCCGATGGACGTGCATGCCGTGGAGCAGACCGGCTTTCGCGGCCGTTATTTCGTGCTCAAGGGGCATCTCTCACCGCTCGATGGTCTGGGGCCAGAGGCCATCGGTATTCCGGCGCTGCTGGAGCGTATCGATGCCGGTGCTTTCAGCGAAGTGATCCTGGCCACCAACCCGACGGTGGAAGGCGAGGCCACGGCGCACTACATCGCTCAGATCCTCGCCGGTAAAGGTCTGGTCGCCTCGCGCATCGCCCATGGCATGCCGCTCGGTGGCGAACTGGAACTGGTCGACGGCGGCACCCTGGCCCATGCCTTGGCAGGTCGGCGCCCGATCAGCCTGTAA